ATTAAAGAAAAAATGGAAATCCAGTTTGAAGATTTCCGGTTTAATGATACAATCTGCCGACAGGTAAGCAACCGCGAACCTGAGCTGCGCAAATTTTCGAAAAACCACGACGTGATTATTTTTGTCTCCGGTAAAAAAAGCTCCAATGGAAAGGCGCTTTTCCAAACCTGCCAGCAGATTAATCCCAATAGCTATTTTATTTCAGACATTGATGAATTGAACCTCTCCTGGTTGGAGGGAAAATCCACGGTGGGCATTTGTGGCGCTACTTCTACCCCCATGTGGCTGATGGAACAAGTATCAAATTATATTGATGAGAGAGTAAATGGGTCAGTTGTGAGTGTATAAATCCAAACCATGAATTATCGTCATATCAAAGAAGAAATTGCCAACAGTCTGACACACGGACTTGGCGTTGTGTTATTTTTTATCGCTATCCCTGTCCTTGTTTCCTGGACTGTCTTTAAGGGGAATATTGAACACATCTGGGCTGTGAGTATTTTCAGTGTTTCCTTGCTGCTGGTTTATACTGCTTCGACCATTTATCACAGCATTCAACACCCGGAAGTAAAAAGAGTTCTCCGTATCGTTGACCATATCAGCATCTATTTTCTGATCGCAGGCAGTTATACGCCTTTTATTCTGTTTTTTATGAACCAGATGTGGGGATATATTTTCCTCGCCGTCGTTTGGGCAATTGCACTGGGGGGAACAGTATTTAAAATATTTTTTACAGGCAGATTTAAGGTTTTTTCCATCATTCTGTATCTTTCCATGGGGTGGATGGTTATGTTTATCGCCAAACCTATATTTACCGCTATGTCCTTCGAAGGTCTTTTATGGTTGATCATTGGCGGGCTGGCCTATACATTGGGAACCATTTTTTTTATGTGGGAAAAACTCAGGTATCACCATGCTATCTGGCACCTTTTTGTCCTGTTTGGTAGTGTCAGTCACTATATCTCTGTTTTTTATTCCATGTACTATGTGTTACATGTCACTACCTGAAATGAAACGATCTTCCCTGCTCATTTTCCTTCTCCCGGTCTTACTTTGGGGATGTAAAACTGCCGAAAAAAAAGCACTGGTAGAAAATGCGCCATTCATTTCACAAACCTACACAGACAACACGGGCCGCAAGATTTTACTGGCCGACAAGCCTGAAAAAGTAGTTTCCATAGCACCCAATATTACTGAAATCATTTTTGCTATAGGTGGACAAGATAAGCTGGCAGCACGTTCGCAGGCCTGCGACTATCCTGCCGAAGTAGAAAATTTCCCCGAGATAATTACTTTTCCCGAACTCGATCTCGAAGGCCTCAAAGCTACTGACGCCGACCTTATTATCACTACTGACGAAATATTTACCCCGGTTCAGATTGAAATGCTGGATCGCCTGGGCCTTCCCGTTTTTCTACAGTCTTATCATACGCTGGAAGATGTCTATCGCGGAATTGTAGAAATTGGCGAGCTCGTAGATCAATCGGAAAAAGCGACATACCTCGCCGATTCACTCCGCACACTCGAACAGCAAATTGTAGATTCCACCGAAAATCAGATCAAATACAGAACCATGATCCTTATCAGCGCAGAACCGCTGAAAGTAATCGGAGGGAACGGTTTTCTCAACGAAATGATTGAAAAAGCCGGGGGATTGAATGTATTTGGTGAAACTGCGGCCCCGTATTATACCACAACTGTCGAGGAAATCCTGAAGTTACAACCTGAATTTATCATCATGCCTGCCATCCACCAGCAGGCTTATGCTGATTTGCTCGCCACCTACCCTTCCCTTTACAATACTCCGGCAGATGTGCAAAAGCAGGTGCACATTGTCAATCCAGACTTGTTTTACCGCCCTGGTCCCCGCATGCTGGAAGGATTGCTCACACTGACCCATATTCTCCACACGCAATTAAATCCACAAAAGTTTCGCGATGCGCAGTAAGCACGTATGGGCGGCATCGATACTTTTGATTCTACTGATCCTTTCAATGGCGGGAGGATTGTACATTGGCTCCTTCGACTTTTCGTTTGGGGAAATATTCAGCGTGCTGACCGGAAGTGAAATAGAAAATCAAGACATTATCATTGATCTTCGCCTGCCCAGGGTGTTGCTCACGGCCTTTACCGGGGCAATTTTGGCATTAAGTGGTTTTTTTATGCAGGCACTGATCAAAAATCCGCTGGCCGACCCTTACATTATGGGCGTGACCGCCGGTGCAGGATTTGGGGTAAATATCCTGATTCTAGGCCTCATTCCCATTTCCGGATTTACGTATTTCACCATGCCCTTATTTGCCGGAGTGGGGAGTTTGGCAAGTTTACTGTTGGTATTGGGTCTGGGGTACAGAAGTTTGCGCGAAGACAATTCCCAGTTACTGATTGTAGGGGTTGCGGTATCATCGATATTCACTGCGCTGACAGGCGTATTGATTTACCGGTTTGCGCAAAGCGACCAGGTGCGGCGGCTGGTATTCTGGACATTTGGCAGCTTTGGCCATGCGACATGGGAAGCCGTAGCGGTTTGTGGCCCGGTATTATTATTTTCAATAATATTTGGAATGGTGTACGGGAGGAGAATGGATATATTGATTTTGGGAGATATCCAAGCCCAGACGCTGGGCATGGAAGTTTCCCGGGTAAAAATGATATTGCTGTTGGTCAGTTCGCTGATAGTTGGCACGACCGTAGCATTTACCGGGCCGATTGGATTTGTAGGAATGATGATTCCGCACTTTTGCCGGGCATTGTTTGGTGCAGCGCACAGGCCCAATATCCTGCTGGGTACATTGATGGGAGCGGCATTTTTGACAGGATGTGATGTATTGGGACGAATAATTTTACCCCCGGCAGGACTTCCTACCGGCATTATCACATCGATTCTGGGGGTACCTTTTTTTCTGTATATCCTCTTTAGCAGAAAAAGTTATTTGTAACGCCGCTGGGCAAAAATCCAGTCATAGATCAGGGGATGAGAATCAAATGCATCATCCCAGCTATTGTGTCCCACACCTGGAAACTCTGTATAAATCACCGAAGCGCCAGCGCGGCGAAGCGCAGCAACCATTTCCTGGCTTCGAATCGGAGGCACCACCTCATCTGCCCCTCCATGAAATACCCATGTCGGAACCTGCGCCATTCTTGGAGCATAAGAAGGATACCCGCCCCCACATATCGGGAAAGCAGCGGCAAACCGCTCGGGATAATTGGCAAGCGCGCTCCAGGTACCGTATCCGCCCATAGAAAGACCGCCGATATAGACACGGCGACGCTCGACCGGGTAGGTTTTCAACACCTCGTCCATCAACTCCATCACCAGTTCCAACTGCCGGGTTGGCGTTTTATCAGCTGGTTTTCCCGCTACCTCCCTGTCATATTGGGACCATTGCTGACCCTCCGGACATTGAGGCACAATCACAAAAGACGGATATTTTTCCATAAACTCTGCGGACACAAATCTTTTGGCAACATGCACCAACTGCGCAGAATTGTCATTTCCCCTTTCACCTGATCCATGCAAAAATATTACCAGCGGATAACGAATGGCAGTATTTTCGAAACCTGCCGGCATATGAAACCGGTAAAGCAGGGAATCTCCTTTTGCAGAGTGGAAAACCTTTGGCTCATATTCGCTGGCATCCTGAGAAAATACGGTGCCGCTCAAAACACCTATGAGCAGAAATAAGAATAGTAACTGTTTCATCATACAGAAATAAATGAATGTCTGATTAGATAGGTCAATATAATTACAAATTTTCAGAACAAACCTTTTTGGTATTTTTATTCGGAAGTTTACCCTATCTATGCTATTCCAAAAGATCATTTGTAAATTGACAATCCTTAAGCGTAATTTGCAGTCCGAAAGGTCTGAACATACATGCAGCATATAAGAAATTTCTGTATCATCGCTCATATTGACCATGGTAAGAGTACCCTGGCTGACCGCTTGTTGGAAGCGACTCATACGCTTACACAACGCGAGATGAAAGCCCAGGTATTGGATAGTATGGATCTGGAGAGGGAAAAAGGTATTACCATCAAAAGTCATGCGATCCAGATGGTATATCCCAAAGACGGCACATCCTATACACTCAACCTCATCGACACACCGGGTCATGTGGACTTCTCTTATGAAGTATCAAGGGCCATCTCATCCTGTGAAGGCGCGCTCCTGATTGTGGATGCAGCGCAGGGAATAGAAGCGCAAACCATTTCCAACCTGTATCTGGCGTTGGAACACAATCTGGAAATCATTCCGGTTCTCAACAAAATCGACCTGCCAAGCGCGCGAATCGAAGAAGTCAGCGACGAAATCATAGATCTGATTGGTTGCGACCCCGAGGATATTCTTCATGCAAGTGCAAAAAATGGAATTGGTATTACCGAAATCCTCGATCGGATTGTGGAGCGAATACCGCCCCCGACCGGTAATCCTGATGCCCCACTCAAGGCGCTGGTATTCGACTCCGTGTTTAATTCCTACCGCGGAACCATCGTGTACTTCCGGATTTTTGACGGAAGTATCAGTAAAGGCGATGTAGTAAAATTTATCGCGACCGAAGCCGAGTATGAAGTCGGTGAGGTGGGAATCCTGCGGCTCCAACAACAGCCCGAACAGACCATTGAAACCGGAAGCGTAGGTTATATGGTTGCAGGCATAAAAAATGTGCGGGAGGTTAAGGTCGGGGATACGATTACCCTCAAGAAAAATCCGGCGGCTACCGCAATTCAGGGATTTCAGGAAGTAAAACCGATGGTTTTTGCCGGTATTTATCCGGTAGATACCGAAGACTTCGAGGATCTTCGCGATTCGCTGGAAAAACTACAACTTAATGACGCCTCTCTCGTGTATCAGCCGGAGACGTCTGCTGCGTTGGGCTTCGGTTTTCGCGCCGGTTTCCTGGGCATGCTCCATATGGAGATTATTCAGGAAAGGCTGGAACGGGAGTTTGAAATGTCAGTTATCACCACAGTGCCCAACGTAGGCTTTAAAGCGATTTTGACAGACGGCAGCGAATTTGCCATCAACAGCCCGTCTGACCTTCCGGAAGCTACCCGTTTGAAAGATCTGCTGGAGCCCTTTATCCGGGCACAGATTATCACCAAGTCTGACTACATCGGGAAAGTCATGGAGCTTTGTATCGATAAACGGGGAAGATTTGTCAATCAGGTATATCTGACCACAGACCGGGTGGAAATCACCTTTGAATTGCCACTGGCGGAAGTTGTGTTTGATTTTTTTGACAAACTCAAAACCATTTCCAGGGGGTACGCATCATTTGACTATCATTTGATCGGGTTTCAGTCTTCACATTTATCCAAACTTGATATATTGCTCAATGGCGACCAGGTGGACGCACTGAGCGCGCTGATTCACCGCGACAAAGCCTATGACTGGGGAAGAAGAATCTGCATCAAACTGAAGGAGTTGATTCCCCGTCAACAGTATGAAGTAGCCATCCAGGCAGCAATCGGGGCAAAAGTAATCGCAAGGGAAACTGTAAAAGCGCTCAGGAAAGACGTTACAGCGAAGTGTTATGGCGGGGATATCTCCCGGAAACGGAAACTTTTGGAAAAACAAAAAGCAGGGAAAAAACGGATGCGTCAGGTAGGTAGTATTGAAGTGCCTCAGAGTGCGTTCCACGCTGTGCTAAAACTTGACTAAAAAAAGTCCTCTGACTGAAAAATCAGAGGACTGACATCAATAAAAAAGGCTTTAACTTTCAGTAATTCTACTTACTACTCTGTATTTGTAACGATACAATTAGTTGGTTAGTATAGTTAAAGTGTTATATTCCAGCTCTAATTGCACCCGTTATGAACTCGTCTCTCAACCCGTTCCTCACTGAAGCAGGACAGCCCCGAAAGATTCAGTCCTTTATAGAGCTCTTCTACTATTGGGAAAAGACAAAAGCCGGAGAAGTATATTTGCGCCAGCCTCAAAATGGTCAGTGGACTGACTACACCTGGTATGAGGTGGGCAACCAGGCACGCCGTATGGCAGCTGCGATCAACGATATGGGCCTTCCTCCGCAAAGCAATATTGCGATGATTTCCAAAAACTGTGCCCACTGGATCATCTGCGATATAGCCATCAAAATGAGCGGACATGTTTCTGTCCCCTTCTACCCCAACCTGACGCCAGAACAGTTAAATCAACTGATGGAACATAGTGGCTCGAAGGTGCTTTTTGTAGGAAAACTCGACGATACCCTTGCCGTGGACAACGGGGTTCCGGATGATGTGCGTATGATTTCATTCCCGATTTCCATTGCGCAAAACTTCGAAAAATGGGACGACCTGATCGCCCGGTATGAGCCCATTCAGGACAATTTTATTCCACGCCCTGAAGACCTTGAAACAATTATCTATACCTCCGGCACTACGGGAGAACCCAAAGGGGTAATGATTACCCATGCCATCAATGCATCCATCATTGATCCGGTACTGAAAATGACCCAACTCGACCAGATAGAAGGAAGGTTCTTCTCCTATCTTCCGCTCAACCATGTTGCAGAGCGTGCACTTGTCGAATGCGGCAGCCTGATGAATGGCGGAGTGATTTATTTTGCAGAATCGGTTGATACCTTCGCAGAAAATCTCAAATATGCCAGCCCGACCATTTTCCTTGCTGTACCCCGTATCTGGACAAAATTTCAAATGGGCATCCTGGCAAAAATGCCTCAGGACAAACTGGACTTCTTGCTCCGAATCCCTATCCTGTCAGGATTTATAAAGAAAACGATCAAAAAAGGCCTGGGCTTGCACAAAGCAATATGGATGATTTCCGGGGCAGCGCCTATTGCAAACTCAACCCTGGAATGGTTCAAACAAATCGACATTCATATTTCCGAAGCCTATGGCATGACAGAAAACAATGCGGTATGTTCAGCCAATCATAAAGACCGCATTTATATAGGTTCGGTAGGCGAAATTTATCCTGACTGTGAAGTAAAAATCGTACCCGAAACCGGTGAAATCATCATGAAAGCAGCCTGGAATATGAAGGGGTATTACAAAAATCCTTCGATGACAGCAGAAGTGCTGAAAGATGGCTGGCTTTATACCGGCGATATGGGAGAAATCGAAAATGGATTTCTCAAAATCACCGGCAGGGTAAAAGACATGTTTAAAACCGCCAAAGGCGAATATGTCATCCCCGTACCTATGGAGCGAATGTTTGCCTCCAATACCCTGATTGAGCAGGTTTGTATCGTAGGCTATGGACTGCCCCAGCCTTTTGCCCTTGTCAACCTGTCAGAATATTCCCGCCATATGGAAAAAGCCGAGGTAGAGGAAAGCCTGACCGAAACCCTGAAAGCCGTCAATGACAATGTCGCTGACTACGAAAAAGTCAACCGTGTTGTCGTTACGTCTGATACCTGGACGGTTGAAAACGGGCTGTTGACCCCTACACTGAAAGTTCGCCGCAATGTGATGGACGCCCGATACAGAGTGCGGATGGAAGAATGGTACAATCAGGGAGGCGAAGTCGTCATTTGGGAATAATATCCAAAAATTATGTCAACCAACCGTCAGATAAAACTTGCAGCGCGACCCTTTGGTCTGCCCAAACGCTCAGATTGGGAAATCACTGATGCGCCGGTACCCGTACCGGCAGAAGGAGAAGTACTGATCCAGATAATGTACATTTCCCTAGACCCCGCGATGCGCGGGTGGATGAATGACAGGAAATCCTATATCCGCCCCGTCGCCATCGGCGAGGTGATGCGCGCCGGCACTGTCGGGAAGGTGATCAGTTCTCACAATCCAAAATATCGCGAAGGCGACCATGTCTATGGCAGCCTGGGCGTACAACAATATGCCATCTCCGATGGCACAGGACTCACCAAAGTCGATCCCAACCTCCTGCCCCTGCCGACATACCTCGGCGCATTGGGCATAGCCGGGCTCACCGCATACTTTGGTCTGCTCGATATCTGCAACCCCAAAGAAGGCGAAACCCTTGTGGTATCCGGCGCCGCCGGTTCTGTAGGCGAGATTGCCGGTCAGATCGGCAAACTCAAAGGCTGCCGCGTAGTCGGCATCGCCGGAGGACCTGAGAAATGCAGGTATATCACTGAAGAACTGGGGTTCGATGAAGCCATTGACTACAAAAATGAAGCGGTACGCGCCGGACTGAAAAGAACCTGCCCCGACGGCATAGATATATACTTCGACAATGTAGGCGGTGAAATACTGGACGAAGTGCTGGCTAAAATCAATTTTAAAGCCAGAATCAGCCTGTGTGGCGCCATTTCCCAGTACAATGCGACAACTCTCGTGCCGGGGCCAGCCAATTACGCCTCTCTGATTATCAACCGGGCAAAGATGGAAGGTTTTATTGTCTTTGACTACGCAAGCCGATATATGGAAGCCATACCGGAACTGGCCGGCTGGATCATGCAGGGAAAACTCAAAACCCGCCAGCATATTGAAGAAGGTATCGACAACTTCCCCGAAGTGTTTCTCAAACTGTTTTCAGGCGAAAATCAGGGCAAGCTGATTTTGAAGGTGTAAGGTTTCCGGAGGTAGAAAAATATTTTACCACCCCGCAACTGATTGAAAAAATGATTATATTAACAGGTAGTTAACAGCATAGTCCTGTTGATTGTCACAATCAAATACCTTACCGTTATGTCAAAAGACAAAAATGCAAAAAAAGAAACTGCCAAAAAGGAACCCGAAAAAACCTTGAAGGAAAAAAGAGCTGCGAAAAAAGCGAAACGCGACAGCAAATCATAAAAGTTGCTGGCTTGCACTTCAACAAAACAATTTTTCTCCACTGCCACCACCCGGTGGCAGTTTATTTTTAGTTACTGACTTAACTTTCTGCGATAGATGCATAAATCGCTAATATCATAGGATAAACCACAGTAAGTATCAGTGCAACCGTATTGAAGAAGATGGCACGATTGGATTTTTTCCATTTCTTTTCATCATACTCCTCCCAGGGCGAACTCATCATCCTTCTCGCTTTTTTTGCTTTAACAATTCCTATCACGGATAATAAAATGGATAACGCCCAGGGGATAAGCACCAGAATCCCAATGTGTATCACACTAAAAAATGATAAAAAAATTGCCCCTAAAACTACAGCAGAAGAAATCATCGCAGCTATCCCGAATATGGATGACTCTTTGATAAGGATTTCTGAGGGTTTTTGTGCCTTTATCGGTTCTTCTTCTGAGGTAAATGCTACCAGGGAATCGCGCGAGCCGACCTGTCCGGCATAAGCGGTAAATGGTTGGCCAGTGGTCAGGAAAATCATACACACAGTGAGAGAAAGTGATTTCATTAATTTTTTCATATTGTTGAAGATTTTGCGAAAGATTATTGATCTGAAATAAGGTATTTGATGGCATTAGCGTTGGGTAGTCAGTAACACTACCCTCCGTGTTGCTGGATTTTTTTAAGATACACCAGCGGTTTGAATTGTGCTGTAGGGAGGCGTGGAAAGCCGGGCTTTTTTGGATTTACTATGGCCTCTCAGCCCTAAGAAAACAATCAGTCCCAACAATAAAGCATTGATTCCCAATATAATCGTCCATGCCGTCGCACCAAATGCAGTTACGGCCGTAACCAGGAGCTTTTTGGGCGTGTCATCTTCCATAGCATAGGGCTTGGAAACCCAACCCGTCGCCTCCATCTGCCCTGCGAAAGCCAAAGGCACGATGAAAGCAAACATGATCAGAAATATGAATCCTGCTTTCATGGAATATGGACTTAACTATCAATGGTGGCGGCATAAATCATCAGGGCGATGGGGTAAATCGCGGCGAGCGCCAATGCGATGGAATTGAATATAAGGGCACGATTGGATTTTTTCCATTTCTCTTCATCATACTTCGCCCAGAACGAACTCATCATCCTTCTCGCTTTTATTACTTTAATAATTCCTATCACGGATAATAAAATGGATATCGGCCAGGCGATAAGCCCAAGAATAAAAATGGTAGCTACACCAAAAAATGATAAGAAAAACACCAACGGAACCACTGCCGAAGTGATCATCGCAGCTATACCAAAGACCGTAGACTCTTTGATGAGAGTCTCTGATGATTTTGAGACTATGGGCTCAACGGGTCCTTCTTCTGAAATGATCACATTTGAGGAATCGCGCGAGCCGACCTGTCCGGCATAAGCGGTAAATGGTTGGCCAGTGGTCAGGAAAATCATACACACTGAGAGAGAAAGTGTTTTCACCCAATTTTTCATATGGCAGAGACTTTGTTAAAGGTTATTTCCCTAAAACAAGTCGTTTATAGTCAGGGGGGAAAACCGCTTTTTGCCGCTTATCGGCAGGGTTTATCGATTTTTGCCGAAATGGGCATCGCTGCGACAGCGTATTTGCAAAAAATCCCGGAAAGATGGGCTCTGCGAAGCGATTCTGGCAATTATCGCAAAAAATACTCCCATTTACTGGCATCCCATCCACAGATACTTTTGACTCAACAACAGAATGTAAATTCTTACAGAGAGGATTGCCTGAAAAACTAGTCTTTGGCTAATGTGAAACTTTCGAAGTACAAAGTAGGTTTATTAATCAATTTTAATGTAAAATGGCTGCAGGAAGGAATAAAGATGTATATAGATGATTGATATTCTCAACAATAACCCCATTTTGCTCCTTTTCCTTGTAGCATCACTGGGATACCTCGTGGGCAGTATAAAGTTTCGGGGCGGAGCTTTGGGTGTTTCAGGAATATTATTTACCGGACTCGTGTTTGGGGGGATTGACGCGCGGCTTCAGATTCCCGAGATCATTCTGCAGTTGGGACTGACCTTATTTGTCTATTCCATTGGCCTTAGTTCAGGACCGGCTTTTTTCAATTCATACCGGAAAAATGGATTTAAGGACATATTTTTTATTGCCGCAATATTGGGTCTGTCAGGAGTATTTGCAATCGGTCTTTGGCTTTTATTCGGATTTTCGGCGGCATCTATCGGAGGAATATATTCAGGAAGTACGACCAATACTGCGGCACTTGCAGGATTACTCGAACTGATTGCCCAGTCTTATCCGGCGGCAGAGGGAGCTAAAATTGCCGAGGAAGTCGTGGTAGGGTACTCATTTTCCTATCCCATGGGCGTATTGGGCGGAATGATCGCTATTGTCGTGATGGAAAAACTTCTGAATGTAGATTTTGAAAAGGAAAAGCGGGCACTTCGCAAAGATTACCCACTGGATGAAGGGCTTACCAATACGGTTCTGGAAATCCAAAACCCCGAAATAACATCGATTCCCCTTCGCGATCTTTTCCGGAAGTATAGTTGGCATGTGGTTTTTGGCCGAACTTATCACGAAGGGAAAATTAGCCTGACAAACTACGACACAACGCTTTCAACTGGCGACTATATTACCATATTGGGAAACCCTGAAGAAATACAGGCAGTAGAAGACGTGCTGGGAAAGTCGATAGAGACAACTGTTTTTGGGGATACAACCGTGTTTGATGCCCGTCAAATATTTGTCTCTAACCCGGATGTGGCAGGGCGTACCATTGCCTCACTCAACATTCAGGAAAAATACAATGTCATCATCACGCGTATCAGGCGAGGCGATATTGAAATGCTGGCGAAAAGCGATACGATACTTGAGCAAGGCGACCGGATTCGTCTGTTGGCAAGAAAAAAAGATCTGGACGAATTGTCGCAATTGTTTGGAGACTCTTATCAGGACTCGAGTAAAATCAATCTGTTTTCATTTGGTTTGGGAATAGGACTGGGGTTGATTTTAGGCAATATCGAGTTTTCATTCGGAGGAAATATCGGTTTTAAACTGGGATTTGCCGGAGGGCCATTATTAGTAGGGTTGATTTTGGGTGCCATTCGGCGAACGGGCCCTGTGGTATGGGCATTGCCATACAGCGCAAACGTCACCCTCCACCAGATCGGGTTAATTTTAATGCTGGCGTGTATTGGCGTAACGTCAGGAAACGCTTTTGTTCAGAGCTTGTCCATGGACGGGTTGTGGATTTTTCTGGGCAGTGCTATCATCAGCTTACTTACAGCCTTTTCCATTTTGTTTGTTGGGTATAAAATAGCGAATAAGCCATTCACCCTGCTTATGGGCATGGTAGCCAATCAGCCGGCCATTTTGGACTTTGCTACCAATAAAGCCAAAAACCGTATCCCTGAGTTTGGTTTTTCCATGATGTTTCCGATAGCCTTGATTTCGAAGATCGTGATAGCACAGATCTTGTTTTTATTGTTGCGGTAGGATAGCAGGAGCCGGCCCATTTCTGTAATTGCATAAAAAAAGCCTCACAATTGTGAGGCTGTAAGAGTGGGAGTTACTGGGCTCGAACCAGTGACCCCCTGCTTGTAAGGCAGGTGCTCTGAACCAACTGAGCTAAACTCCCTCTGTCATATTTCAAAAGCCTTGCAAAGGTAGAATGAGAATATCATTCACGCAAGAAAATCTTAAAAAAAATTTAACTTTCTCCAGTATCAGGCTTTCTTTTTGGCGGGCGGCGGCGTTTTCGTTTCTTAGGCGTTTCCGATACTTCCCCTGCCGGTTGCTGTGGCTGGTTTTGAGTAGCGGATTGATTTTCCTGCGGACGCTGAAAATTTCTATTATTCCCCTGATTTCGATTGCGGTTTTGGTTTCTGGGACCAGAATCTCTGCCGTTGTTGCGTCGTGGACCACCGCGGTGGTTGTTATTCCGGTTAGAATGCCTGTTGGAATTTCGCTGCCCTCCCCCACCGCCTCCTCTGGAAGGCTGATAAGATGGCGTTTGTCCTATTTCCGGAGGAGCCTCTGGTCTCGGTATTTCGTAGCCGATCAGATTCTCTATACTGTGCAACTTTCGTTGATCTCTGGGGCTTACAAAGGTTATCGCTTCTCCCGAAGAACTGGCGCGGGCGGTACGACCCACTCTGTGTACATAATCTTCGGCATCGCGCGGGCAATCATAATTGAGCACGTGGCTGAGGTTGTCTATATCGATGCCCCGGGAAAGCACATCCGTTCCCACGAGAATCGGGAACTCCTTGTTTTTAAATTCACGAAGGGTTTCCTCCCGCTCTGATTGTTCCTTATCAGAGTGCATAGCCTTTACTTTGTAGTTAAGGCGGGAAAGTTTTCGGGTGATCTCATCCACGCTCAGTTTACTCGACGCAAAAATGATCATACTTTCAATCTCTCTGTCGCGAATCAGATGTTCGAGCAAAGGGATTTTCTGCTCATCAAATACCATAAAGGCCATTTGATTGATGTTTTCGGCAGGCTTGGAAATATTGAGATTGATCTCCACAGGGTCGATCATAATATCTCTGGCGAGTTCTCGGATTTTGGGAGGCATAGTCGCCGAAAACATCAGCGTCTGGCGCGTCCTGGGAATGCCTTCGATAAT
The Bacteroidia bacterium DNA segment above includes these coding regions:
- a CDS encoding DEAD/DEAH box helicase — encoded protein: MKFTDLNLDEELLEGIDALRFDTLTPIQEQAIPPALEGRDLIACAQTGTGKTAAYLIPTIQRIRRNDSARTRVLILTPTRELAAQVDQNVDALSYFAGVSSVPIIGGKDGDIFTRQKSGIVKGTDILIATPGRLMIHLALGYLNLSEIEVVILDEADKMLDMGFHADIIRIIEGIPRTRQTLMFSATMPPKIRELARDIMIDPVEINLNISKPAENINQMAFMVFDEQKIPLLEHLIRDREIESMIIFASSKLSVDEITRKLSRLNYKVKAMHSDKEQSEREETLREFKNKEFPILVGTDVLSRGIDIDNLSHVLNYDCPRDAEDYVHRVGRTARASSSGEAITFVSPRDQRKLHSIENLIGYEIPRPEAPPEIGQTPSYQPSRGGGGGGQRNSNRHSNRNNNHRGGPRRNNGRDSGPRNQNRNRNQGNNRNFQRPQENQSATQNQPQQPAGEVSETPKKRKRRRPPKRKPDTGES
- a CDS encoding NADP-dependent oxidoreductase, producing the protein MSTNRQIKLAARPFGLPKRSDWEITDAPVPVPAEGEVLIQIMYISLDPAMRGWMNDRKSYIRPVAIGEVMRAGTVGKVISSHNPKYREGDHVYGSLGVQQYAISDGTGLTKVDPNLLPLPTYLGALGIAGLTAYFGLLDICNPKEGETLVVSGAAGSVGEIAGQIGKLKGCRVVGIAGGPEKCRYITEELGFDEAIDYKNEAVRAGLKRTCPDGIDIYFDNVGGEILDEVLAKINFKARISLCGAISQYNATTLVPGPANYASLIINRAKMEGFIVFDYASRYMEAIPELAGWIMQGKLKTRQHIEEGIDNFPEVFLKLFSGENQGKLILKV
- a CDS encoding aspartate:alanine exchanger family transporter, whose translation is MIDILNNNPILLLFLVASLGYLVGSIKFRGGALGVSGILFTGLVFGGIDARLQIPEIILQLGLTLFVYSIGLSSGPAFFNSYRKNGFKDIFFIAAILGLSGVFAIGLWLLFGFSAASIGGIYSGSTTNTAALAGLLELIAQSYPAAEGAKIAEEVVVGYSFSYPMGVLGGMIAIVVMEKLLNVDFEKEKRALRKDYPLDEGLTNTVLEIQNPEITSIPLRDLFRKYSWHVVFGRTYHEGKISLTNYDTTLSTGDYITILGNPEEIQAVEDVLGKSIETTVFGDTTVFDARQIFVSNPDVAGRTIASLNIQEKYNVIITRIRRGDIEMLAKSDTILEQGDRIRLLARKKDLDELSQLFGDSYQDSSKINLFSFGLGIGLGLILGNIEFSFGGNIGFKLGFAGGPLLVGLILGAIRRTGPVVWALPYSANVTLHQIGLILMLACIGVTSGNAFVQSLSMDGLWIFLGSAIISLLTAFSILFVGYKIANKPFTLLMGMVANQPAILDFATNKAKNRIPEFGFSMMFPIALISKIVIAQILFLLLR